The Deinococcus roseus genome window below encodes:
- a CDS encoding proline racemase family protein, giving the protein MEVPFIDSHTGGEPTRVLDFPFDLGGGSLFEQREVFKTRWDHIRKAACNEPRASDTVVGALLVPPTDPACVSGVIFFNNVGVLGMCGHGTIGVIRTLQTLGRIEPGTHLLETPVGTVTTTLHADGRVTVQNVPAYRHLRQVQVKVPGHGTVTGDVAWGGNWFFLIQDCPIAVEFSQLEALTEFTWKVRQALQEQNITGKDGALIDHIEVFGPAETADSRNFVLCPGKAYDRSPCGTGTSAKLACLQADGKLQEGQVWKQESIIGSVFEGSYQLTRGQVIPSITGQAFINMRGVLILDEMDPYCWGIGQ; this is encoded by the coding sequence ATGGAAGTGCCTTTCATCGATTCCCACACCGGAGGCGAACCCACTCGGGTGCTGGATTTCCCTTTTGATCTGGGAGGGGGGTCCCTTTTTGAGCAGCGTGAAGTTTTCAAAACCCGCTGGGACCACATTCGCAAGGCGGCCTGCAATGAGCCCCGCGCTTCAGATACGGTGGTGGGTGCATTGCTGGTGCCACCCACAGACCCGGCTTGCGTCAGTGGCGTGATTTTTTTCAACAATGTGGGGGTGCTGGGCATGTGCGGGCATGGCACCATTGGCGTGATCCGAACCCTGCAAACCCTGGGGCGCATTGAACCAGGGACACACCTGCTGGAAACGCCCGTGGGCACCGTCACCACCACCCTGCATGCAGACGGGCGGGTGACCGTGCAAAATGTGCCTGCATACCGGCACCTCAGGCAGGTTCAGGTGAAGGTGCCCGGTCATGGTACCGTCACCGGAGATGTGGCCTGGGGCGGAAACTGGTTCTTTCTGATTCAGGATTGCCCCATTGCTGTGGAATTCAGCCAGTTGGAGGCACTGACCGAATTCACCTGGAAGGTCCGGCAGGCTTTGCAGGAACAGAACATCACGGGAAAAGACGGTGCCCTGATTGACCACATCGAGGTGTTCGGGCCAGCCGAAACAGCCGACAGCCGCAATTTTGTGCTGTGTCCGGGGAAAGCCTATGACCGCAGCCCCTGTGGTACTGGAACCAGCGCCAAACTTGCCTGCTTGCAAGCCGACGGAAAATTGCAGGAAGGTCAGGTCTGGAAGCAGGAAAGCATCATCGGGAGTGTCTTTGAGGGGTCGTATCAACTCACCAGAGGGCAGGTGATCCCCAGCATCACCGGACAGGCCTTCATCAACATGAGAGGCGTCCTGATTCTGGATGAGATGGATCCTTACTGCTGGGGCATCGGGCAATGA
- the ileS gene encoding isoleucine--tRNA ligase, giving the protein MFKPVESNPSFPKLEESVLRFWQEKEIFKKTVEDQDKPTYSFFEGPPTANGTPGIHHVQARAYKDLFPRFKTMQGYYVPRKAGWDTHGLPVELGVEKRIGLGSRREVEEYGIAKFNQECRDSVFVFEDKWREFTERMGYWLDLDNPYMTLNKDYIESIWWSLKELNGKGLLYKGFRVAPYCPKDGTTLSNAEVSDGYKDIQDPSIYLTFDLKEPEKLGLPEGSAFLVWTTTPWTIPYNVGVAIHPEFEYTAAKDEAGKVLILASSLKDKVLGEAAEVVKTFKGSELERVAYTAPYSEAYEAEGEGKPVWFSGLDTYVSDSDGTGIVHTAPAFGEDDLRLARNYGFPVLVGVDNEGKHRFGPWQGVFFRDANSQINRDLKEKGVLWKLHNFNHSYPHCWRCGTPLMYYATESWFIANTKYKQRLIELNQTVGWHPEHIKNGRYGGWLENLVDWNLSRNRFWGTPLPVWETESGKHYVVGSYAELAELSRGAVDPKSPDFDPHRPKVDDIVLYHPESGEPMKRVPYVIDVWYDSGAMPFAQYHYPFENKEVFEERYPADFISEAIDQTRGWFNTLHQIGTMLFDSITYKDVICCGHILDEKGFKMSKSKGNIVDPWEMFSSFGADAVRWYMYTSAPPELSRRFGPGLVGEALRNYLLTLWNTYSFFVMYANLDKPDLASAPEVKDRPEVDRWLIAQLQVLIEDVTKSLEGYDPTTAGRLIQDFVVEDLSNWYVRRNRRRFWKSDGVDLSAYATLHEALVTVTHLTAPFTPFIAEVLYQNLVLSVNSEAPESVHMTKWPTVNEALKDSQLVDEMNAVIRVVALGRAVRGQNNIKNRQPLPKVLLRARSKEQTQSLSRFAEQIKEELNVKEVELLDQYADLVQYTLKPNLPVVGKKVGKQVPLLKKALDQADASYVARMVRDNLAFEVEADGVRFELQPNEVLVDAKSPEGYAALEDQGYLVAFDTQISRELELEGLMRDIVRSVQNARKDAGLEVSDRIKLTLDFSGDMLEAAQVFKDTIAEETLSVDVLFSGDTDGFVAEVEGGKLAVLKA; this is encoded by the coding sequence ATGTTCAAACCCGTAGAATCCAACCCCAGCTTCCCAAAACTTGAAGAGAGTGTTCTCAGGTTCTGGCAGGAGAAAGAGATCTTCAAAAAGACCGTTGAAGATCAGGACAAGCCCACCTATTCCTTCTTTGAAGGGCCACCCACCGCAAACGGGACACCGGGCATCCACCACGTGCAGGCGCGGGCTTACAAGGATCTGTTTCCCAGGTTCAAGACCATGCAGGGCTATTATGTGCCCCGCAAGGCCGGATGGGACACCCACGGTCTGCCTGTGGAGCTTGGGGTGGAGAAGCGCATCGGCCTGGGTTCCAGACGTGAAGTGGAAGAGTACGGCATTGCCAAATTCAACCAGGAGTGCCGCGACAGCGTTTTTGTCTTCGAGGACAAGTGGCGTGAATTCACTGAGCGCATGGGCTACTGGCTGGACCTCGACAATCCTTACATGACCCTCAACAAGGACTACATCGAGTCCATCTGGTGGTCTTTAAAAGAACTGAACGGGAAGGGCCTGCTGTACAAGGGTTTCCGTGTGGCCCCTTACTGCCCCAAGGACGGCACCACCCTGTCCAACGCAGAGGTGAGCGATGGGTACAAGGACATCCAGGACCCCTCCATCTACCTGACCTTTGACCTGAAAGAACCCGAGAAACTGGGCCTGCCTGAGGGTTCTGCTTTCCTGGTGTGGACCACCACCCCCTGGACCATCCCTTACAACGTGGGTGTGGCCATCCACCCCGAATTTGAGTACACCGCTGCAAAAGATGAAGCGGGCAAAGTGCTGATCCTGGCCTCCAGCCTGAAAGACAAAGTGCTGGGCGAGGCTGCAGAAGTGGTCAAAACCTTCAAAGGTTCTGAACTTGAGCGTGTGGCTTACACGGCCCCTTACTCCGAGGCTTACGAGGCTGAAGGGGAAGGCAAACCTGTGTGGTTCTCCGGTCTGGACACTTACGTTTCCGACAGCGATGGTACGGGCATCGTGCACACCGCCCCTGCTTTCGGTGAGGATGACTTGCGTCTGGCCCGCAACTACGGCTTCCCTGTGCTGGTGGGTGTGGACAATGAGGGCAAGCACCGCTTTGGTCCCTGGCAGGGCGTGTTCTTTAGAGATGCCAACAGCCAGATCAACCGTGACCTGAAGGAAAAAGGGGTTTTGTGGAAACTGCACAACTTCAACCACAGTTACCCCCACTGCTGGAGATGCGGGACCCCTCTGATGTACTACGCCACCGAGAGCTGGTTCATCGCCAACACCAAGTACAAGCAGCGCCTGATCGAGCTGAACCAGACCGTCGGCTGGCACCCCGAGCACATCAAGAATGGCCGTTACGGTGGGTGGCTGGAGAACCTGGTGGACTGGAACCTCTCCAGAAACCGCTTCTGGGGCACCCCCCTGCCTGTGTGGGAAACCGAATCTGGCAAGCATTATGTGGTCGGCAGTTACGCCGAACTGGCAGAACTTTCCAGAGGCGCAGTCGATCCCAAAAGCCCTGACTTTGATCCCCACAGACCCAAAGTGGACGACATCGTGCTGTACCACCCTGAATCTGGCGAACCCATGAAACGCGTGCCTTACGTGATTGACGTGTGGTACGACTCTGGGGCCATGCCTTTCGCACAGTACCACTATCCCTTTGAGAACAAAGAGGTCTTTGAGGAGCGTTACCCAGCGGATTTCATCTCTGAGGCCATCGACCAGACGCGTGGCTGGTTCAACACCCTGCACCAGATCGGAACCATGCTCTTTGATTCCATCACCTACAAAGATGTGATCTGCTGCGGGCACATCCTGGACGAGAAGGGCTTCAAGATGTCCAAGAGCAAAGGCAACATCGTGGACCCCTGGGAGATGTTCTCCTCATTTGGTGCAGATGCGGTGCGCTGGTACATGTACACCTCTGCCCCACCTGAACTGTCCCGCCGCTTTGGTCCGGGTCTGGTGGGCGAGGCCCTGCGCAATTACCTGCTGACTTTGTGGAACACCTACAGCTTCTTTGTGATGTACGCCAATCTGGACAAACCCGATCTGGCAAGTGCTCCTGAAGTCAAGGACCGCCCCGAGGTGGACCGCTGGCTGATCGCGCAACTGCAGGTGCTGATCGAGGATGTTACAAAGTCTCTGGAAGGGTATGACCCCACCACTGCTGGACGCCTGATCCAGGATTTTGTGGTCGAGGACCTCTCCAACTGGTACGTGCGCCGCAACCGCCGCCGTTTCTGGAAGTCTGACGGCGTGGACCTCTCTGCTTACGCCACCTTGCATGAAGCCCTGGTGACCGTGACCCACCTGACCGCCCCCTTCACCCCTTTCATTGCAGAGGTGCTGTACCAGAATCTGGTGCTCTCCGTGAACAGTGAAGCCCCCGAGTCCGTGCACATGACAAAGTGGCCCACCGTGAACGAGGCCCTGAAGGACAGCCAGCTTGTGGATGAGATGAACGCTGTGATCCGGGTGGTGGCTCTGGGCCGTGCGGTGCGCGGTCAGAACAACATCAAGAACCGCCAGCCCTTGCCCAAAGTGCTGCTGCGGGCCAGAAGCAAAGAGCAAACCCAGTCCCTCAGCCGCTTTGCTGAGCAAATCAAGGAAGAACTGAACGTCAAGGAAGTCGAGCTTCTGGACCAGTACGCCGATCTGGTGCAGTACACCCTGAAACCCAACCTGCCCGTGGTAGGCAAAAAAGTGGGCAAGCAGGTTCCCCTGCTGAAAAAAGCCCTCGATCAGGCCGATGCCAGTTATGTGGCCCGCATGGTCCGGGACAACCTCGCTTTTGAAGTGGAGGCCGATGGGGTGCGTTTTGAGCTGCAACCCAACGAGGTGCTGGTGGATGCCAAATCCCCTGAGGGTTACGCGGCACTCGAAGACCAGGGTTACCTGGTGGCCTTTGACACCCAGATCTCCCGTGAACTGGAACTTGAGGGCCTGATGCGGGACATCGTGCGCAGCGTGCAGAACGCCCGCAAAGATGCAGGGCTGGAGGTCAGCGACCGCATCAAATTGACCCTGGATTTCTCTGGTGACATGCTGGAAGCAGCCCAGGTTTTCAAAGACACCATCGCAGAGGAAACCCTGTCTGTGGATGTGCTGTTCTCTGGAGACACCGACGGATTTGTGGCCGAAGTTGAGGGTGGAAAGCTGGCCGTGCTCAAAGCCTGA
- a CDS encoding NAD(P)/FAD-dependent oxidoreductase translates to MHAEVLVVGAGPAGLAAARAASKNAKVTLLDDNAKMGGQIWRNRPDLKLPANVQWLPSSGIAGVLDEKTLLLEGKALSFDQVILCTGARELHLPFPGWTLPGVLGAGGLQAMIKNGLDVAGKTIVVAGSGPLLLAVAALARQKGAKVLKILEQAPTWQLLPFLRALSAGKILQAAQMGPQTLLGYNPDAYLLQASGEGQLQQVICQIQGKTVQLECDLLAVGFGLVPNLELAVQLGCRLDQGFIQVDDTCKTSQKGIYAAGEITGIGGLDRALLQGEISGLAATNQTIKNLVPRLRASQRFVRTLKNSFTLRPEVLKLAQPDTIVCRCEDVRLSQAQQHDNWRSAKLHTRLGMGACQGRTCAPICQILLGLDSPQTRPPIFATPLKNLLLEEEP, encoded by the coding sequence ATGCACGCTGAGGTTCTGGTGGTGGGTGCTGGACCTGCAGGACTTGCCGCTGCACGCGCAGCCAGCAAAAACGCAAAGGTCACCCTGCTGGACGACAACGCAAAAATGGGAGGCCAGATCTGGCGCAACCGACCTGATCTTAAGCTGCCTGCAAACGTCCAGTGGCTTCCATCCAGCGGAATTGCAGGGGTGCTGGATGAAAAAACCCTGCTGTTGGAAGGGAAAGCCCTCTCGTTTGACCAGGTTATCCTTTGCACAGGGGCCAGGGAACTGCACCTCCCCTTTCCAGGCTGGACCCTGCCCGGAGTGCTGGGCGCAGGAGGCTTGCAGGCCATGATCAAGAATGGTCTGGATGTGGCCGGAAAAACCATTGTGGTGGCAGGTTCTGGACCGCTGCTGCTGGCCGTGGCTGCACTGGCAAGGCAGAAAGGTGCAAAAGTCCTGAAAATTCTGGAACAGGCCCCGACATGGCAACTTCTCCCGTTTTTGAGAGCACTGTCAGCTGGAAAAATCCTGCAAGCTGCCCAGATGGGACCACAAACCTTGCTCGGGTACAACCCGGATGCTTACTTGCTGCAAGCTTCTGGAGAGGGTCAGTTGCAACAGGTGATCTGCCAGATTCAGGGCAAAACCGTGCAGCTTGAATGCGATTTGCTGGCTGTGGGGTTCGGTCTGGTGCCCAATCTGGAACTGGCTGTGCAACTGGGCTGCAGGCTGGACCAGGGTTTCATTCAGGTGGATGACACCTGCAAGACCTCACAAAAAGGCATTTACGCAGCAGGAGAAATCACAGGCATTGGCGGTCTGGACCGTGCCCTGCTGCAAGGAGAAATTTCAGGACTGGCTGCCACAAACCAGACCATCAAGAATCTGGTGCCCAGACTGCGGGCCTCCCAGCGTTTTGTTCGCACCCTCAAAAACAGTTTTACCCTGAGGCCAGAAGTCTTGAAACTGGCCCAGCCGGACACCATCGTCTGCCGCTGTGAAGATGTGCGGCTTTCACAGGCCCAGCAGCACGACAACTGGCGCAGTGCCAAATTGCACACCCGTCTGGGCATGGGGGCCTGTCAGGGCCGCACCTGTGCCCCCATCTGTCAGATCCTGCTGGGACTGGACAGCCCTCAAACCCGCCCGCCCATTTTCGCCACCCCCCTCAAAAACCTGCTTCTGGAGGAAGAACCATGA
- a CDS encoding DHCW motif cupin fold protein, which translates to MMRIENLPFHTTRWEDISPTEHSAEAGQAFWRTQMFGDVRVRMVEYTPGYISDHWCKKGHILLVLEGELITELEDGRLFTLTPGMSYQVADQAEAHKSRAPQGAKLFIVD; encoded by the coding sequence ATGATGCGAATTGAAAACCTGCCCTTTCACACCACCCGGTGGGAGGACATCTCCCCCACCGAGCACTCTGCAGAAGCAGGGCAAGCCTTCTGGAGAACCCAGATGTTTGGAGATGTGCGCGTGCGGATGGTGGAATACACCCCCGGCTACATTTCCGACCACTGGTGCAAAAAAGGCCACATCCTGCTGGTGCTGGAAGGCGAACTGATCACCGAACTCGAAGATGGACGCCTGTTCACCCTCACCCCTGGCATGAGCTATCAGGTGGCCGACCAGGCAGAGGCGCACAAATCCAGGGCACCACAGGGGGCGAAGCTGTTCATTGTGGACTGA
- a CDS encoding AraC family transcriptional regulator — translation MDPRTASLIQIPLPALEAIFDRSADTVFFVKDLQGCYLSVNQTLLERVGLKYPQELIGKTPTEVFPPSLGLGFAEQDQQVLTGELLLDQLELHLYASGGAGWCITHKVPLVHDSGEVWGMIGISKDLGMPDMTGTVYAEVARAVQFIQSDYMHNLTLQDLADAAGITINKLERHIRRIFGLTTYQLLLKTRIEQASRLLKTTQDSTAQIALACGFYDQSAFSKQFKAAVGMTPSHFRSLHVRS, via the coding sequence ATGGATCCAAGAACCGCAAGTTTGATACAAATTCCCCTTCCGGCGCTGGAAGCGATCTTTGACCGCTCTGCAGACACGGTTTTCTTTGTGAAAGACCTGCAAGGCTGTTACCTCTCGGTGAACCAGACCTTGCTGGAAAGGGTGGGCCTCAAATATCCACAAGAACTCATTGGCAAAACTCCAACAGAAGTCTTCCCCCCTTCCCTGGGCCTGGGTTTTGCAGAGCAAGACCAGCAGGTGCTGACTGGAGAACTCCTGCTGGACCAGCTGGAACTTCATCTTTACGCCTCTGGAGGGGCAGGCTGGTGCATCACCCATAAGGTTCCCCTCGTGCATGACTCTGGCGAGGTGTGGGGCATGATTGGCATCTCCAAGGACCTGGGCATGCCTGACATGACCGGCACCGTATACGCAGAGGTGGCCCGCGCTGTGCAATTCATCCAGTCGGATTACATGCACAACCTGACCTTGCAGGACCTGGCAGATGCAGCAGGCATCACCATCAACAAACTGGAACGGCACATCCGGCGCATTTTTGGCCTGACCACCTATCAACTTTTGCTCAAGACCCGCATCGAGCAGGCTTCCAGGCTCCTCAAGACCACACAGGACAGCACCGCACAGATTGCGCTGGCCTGTGGTTTTTACGACCAGAGTGCTTTTTCAAAGCAATTCAAGGCCGCAGTGGGCATGACCCCCAGTCATTTTCGTTCCCTGCATGTCAGAAGCTGA
- a CDS encoding aldehyde dehydrogenase (NADP(+)), which yields MIHGINPVNGERLAGVPITSEAELQQVFELAQTAVHPYGTLPKDQKATFLLQIAAELEALREEIVEVAHQETALPLTRLNGELGRTTGQLKLFAEVVKEGSWVDARIDPALPDRTPPRPDIRSMRVPLGVVGVFGSSNFPLAFSVAGGDTASALAAGCPVIVKAHNAHPRTGFLAAQAIQKAIETCQLPAGVFSLIFGADNQIGETMVQHPAVKAVGFTGSRAGGLALQTLAQQRKEPIPVYAEMSSINPMVVFPDAMQERAEELATGLYGSFTLGAGQFCTNPGLVFIPAESEVFLQTLQTLTEQTAGFHLLTSGIQQQYLAGTSRLNNHPGVQLLAQGTGEVAAQVFTVQATDWTPELQQEVFGPSTLLCLYQDLAEVQNILQGLEGQLTTTVQAAEADLAALQILLPLLQEKSGRVVFNGYPTGVEVCAAMVHGGPYPATSDPGSTSVGTRAITRFTRLACFQDFPDGLLPPELQENNPLGVLRLREGKLE from the coding sequence GTGATCCACGGGATCAATCCAGTGAATGGGGAACGTCTGGCAGGCGTTCCCATCACCTCTGAAGCTGAACTTCAGCAGGTTTTTGAGCTGGCCCAGACTGCAGTGCATCCATATGGCACCCTCCCAAAAGACCAGAAAGCAACCTTTTTGCTGCAAATTGCTGCAGAACTTGAGGCTTTGCGGGAGGAGATTGTAGAGGTGGCCCACCAGGAAACCGCCCTGCCCCTGACCCGCCTGAACGGTGAATTGGGCCGCACCACAGGCCAGCTAAAATTGTTCGCAGAAGTGGTGAAAGAAGGCTCCTGGGTGGATGCCCGCATTGACCCTGCCCTCCCTGACCGCACCCCTCCCAGACCGGACATTCGCAGCATGAGGGTGCCCCTGGGCGTGGTGGGGGTTTTTGGGTCCAGCAATTTCCCACTGGCTTTTTCGGTGGCAGGGGGAGACACAGCCAGTGCACTGGCCGCAGGATGCCCGGTGATCGTGAAAGCCCACAATGCCCATCCCAGAACAGGGTTTCTGGCAGCTCAGGCCATTCAGAAAGCCATAGAGACCTGCCAATTGCCTGCTGGGGTGTTCAGCCTGATTTTTGGTGCAGACAACCAGATTGGTGAAACGATGGTGCAACATCCTGCCGTGAAAGCTGTGGGTTTTACTGGATCACGGGCAGGAGGACTGGCCTTGCAAACACTGGCCCAGCAGCGCAAAGAGCCCATCCCGGTCTATGCCGAGATGAGCAGCATCAACCCGATGGTGGTCTTTCCAGATGCCATGCAGGAAAGGGCTGAAGAACTGGCAACAGGATTGTACGGATCTTTCACGCTGGGAGCAGGACAGTTTTGCACCAATCCGGGTCTGGTGTTCATTCCGGCAGAATCAGAAGTTTTTCTGCAAACCCTGCAAACCCTGACAGAGCAGACTGCAGGCTTTCACCTGCTAACCTCAGGGATCCAGCAGCAGTATCTGGCAGGAACCTCCAGGTTAAACAACCATCCTGGTGTGCAATTGCTGGCTCAGGGAACTGGAGAGGTTGCCGCCCAGGTGTTCACCGTGCAGGCAACAGACTGGACCCCTGAGCTGCAGCAAGAGGTTTTTGGTCCCAGCACCCTGCTGTGCCTCTACCAGGATCTGGCAGAAGTGCAAAACATCCTGCAGGGTCTGGAAGGTCAATTGACCACCACAGTGCAGGCTGCTGAGGCAGACCTTGCAGCCTTGCAAATCCTGCTTCCTTTGCTGCAGGAAAAATCGGGACGGGTGGTGTTCAATGGTTATCCCACCGGAGTGGAGGTGTGTGCTGCCATGGTGCATGGTGGCCCCTACCCTGCCACCAGCGATCCTGGCAGCACTTCAGTGGGCACCCGCGCCATCACACGTTTTACGCGGCTTGCCTGCTTTCAGGATTTTCCTGATGGTTTGTTGCCTCCAGAGTTGCAGGAAAACAATCCCCTGGGGGTTCTGAGGCTCAGGGAAGGCAAGCTGGAGTGA
- a CDS encoding NAD(P)/FAD-dependent oxidoreductase, giving the protein MNWDVVVVGAGIVGAACAHRLAHAGMNVLVLDEKGIGEGATAAGMGHIVVMDDNEPEFSLTHHSQMLWDTLDLPGDAERVHAGTLWVASDEEEMEGATRKQSGYLQRDLKAELVSAKALQQLEPHLRGGLEGGLLIPNDSVVYPPRVAAFLLEQSGVEVRKVAVSEILDQGVCLTSGEKIPAQHVVLATGVKSVQLIPELPIRPRKGHLAITDRMPGLLKHQLVELSYLKSAHGSDLDSVAFNVQPRSTGQVLIGSSRQFEAPDGKVDFQILGRMLKRATAFMPALHDVLVTRVWTGFRAATPDSLPLIGPHPARKGLVLATGHEGLGITTSLGTAELVCSHITGNPCALDPRPYLPTREVAHA; this is encoded by the coding sequence ATGAACTGGGATGTGGTGGTGGTGGGTGCAGGCATTGTGGGGGCCGCCTGCGCACACCGTCTGGCCCATGCAGGCATGAACGTGCTGGTGCTGGATGAAAAAGGCATTGGAGAGGGAGCCACCGCTGCTGGAATGGGCCACATCGTGGTGATGGACGACAACGAACCCGAATTCTCCCTGACCCACCATTCCCAGATGCTATGGGACACCCTGGACTTGCCCGGAGACGCAGAACGGGTGCATGCAGGCACCCTGTGGGTGGCTTCAGACGAAGAGGAGATGGAAGGAGCAACCCGAAAACAGAGCGGCTATCTGCAGCGTGACCTGAAAGCAGAACTGGTGTCTGCAAAAGCACTGCAACAGCTGGAACCCCATTTGCGGGGCGGTCTGGAAGGAGGACTGCTCATCCCCAACGACAGTGTGGTTTACCCTCCCAGGGTTGCTGCTTTTCTGCTTGAGCAAAGCGGGGTGGAGGTTCGCAAGGTGGCTGTATCTGAAATTCTGGATCAGGGAGTGTGTTTGACTTCCGGGGAAAAGATCCCTGCCCAGCATGTGGTGCTGGCCACCGGAGTGAAATCTGTGCAACTGATTCCAGAACTGCCCATCCGGCCCCGAAAAGGACATCTGGCGATCACCGACCGCATGCCTGGATTGCTGAAACATCAACTGGTGGAACTCTCTTACCTGAAAAGTGCCCATGGCTCGGACCTGGACAGCGTTGCTTTCAATGTGCAGCCCCGCAGCACCGGGCAGGTGTTGATCGGGTCCAGCAGGCAGTTTGAGGCCCCAGATGGCAAAGTGGATTTTCAGATCCTGGGCCGCATGCTCAAACGGGCGACAGCTTTCATGCCCGCTTTGCATGATGTGCTGGTGACGCGGGTATGGACGGGTTTTCGTGCTGCCACACCGGACAGCCTGCCCCTGATTGGACCACATCCGGCCAGAAAAGGACTGGTGCTGGCCACAGGACACGAAGGTCTGGGCATCACCACCTCGCTGGGAACAGCAGAACTGGTCTGTTCCCACATCACGGGCAACCCTTGCGCCCTGGATCCCAGACCTTACCTGCCCACACGGGAGGTGGCCCATGCCTGA
- a CDS encoding dihydrodipicolinate synthase family protein, with protein MNQPMNHQGVIPAITTPFHEDLSVDFDFLKAHIRWMLDKGCSGITALGSLGESATLSFQEKVEILKACVEVSGEKPVVAGIAALSTREAVQLAKAAEEVGCRGLMVLPPYVYSSDWEEMKFHMSSVIEATSLSCMLYNNPIAYKTDFLPEQMLELAEKHENLHAVKESSADVRRVSAVRALLKDRLTILVGVDDLLVEGVAAGATGWIAGLVNAFPEESVRLYNLSMAGRWEEARPLYEWFLPLLRLDTVVKFVQYIKFVQEEVGMGSARVRPPRLELNASEVAYARGLLQKALQERPALMMTASMVES; from the coding sequence ATGAACCAACCCATGAATCACCAGGGTGTCATTCCCGCCATCACCACCCCTTTTCACGAAGACCTCTCTGTGGACTTTGATTTTCTGAAGGCCCACATCCGCTGGATGCTGGACAAAGGCTGCAGCGGCATCACCGCGCTGGGTTCGCTGGGGGAAAGTGCCACCCTCAGTTTTCAGGAGAAAGTCGAGATCCTGAAAGCCTGTGTGGAAGTTTCCGGAGAAAAACCTGTGGTGGCAGGCATTGCTGCCCTCTCCACCCGTGAAGCCGTTCAGCTTGCAAAGGCTGCAGAGGAGGTGGGCTGTAGAGGCCTGATGGTGCTGCCTCCTTATGTCTACTCCTCGGACTGGGAGGAGATGAAGTTTCACATGTCCAGCGTGATTGAGGCCACTTCCCTGAGCTGCATGCTCTACAACAACCCCATCGCCTACAAAACCGACTTTTTGCCTGAACAGATGCTGGAACTGGCCGAGAAACATGAAAACCTGCATGCCGTAAAGGAATCCAGTGCAGATGTGCGGCGGGTCAGTGCCGTCCGTGCCCTGCTGAAAGACCGCCTCACCATTCTGGTCGGGGTGGATGACCTGCTGGTGGAAGGAGTTGCTGCAGGAGCCACTGGCTGGATTGCCGGTCTGGTCAATGCTTTCCCCGAGGAATCCGTGCGCCTGTACAACCTCAGCATGGCAGGCCGGTGGGAGGAGGCCCGACCCCTGTACGAGTGGTTCCTGCCCCTGCTCAGGCTGGACACCGTGGTCAAGTTCGTGCAGTACATCAAGTTTGTGCAGGAAGAAGTAGGAATGGGTTCTGCACGGGTGCGGCCTCCCCGTCTGGAACTGAATGCCAGTGAAGTGGCCTATGCACGGGGTCTGCTGCAAAAAGCCCTGCAGGAGCGCCCTGCTTTGATGATGACTGCATCAATGGTGGAGTCGTGA
- a CDS encoding (2Fe-2S)-binding protein, with translation MPEIQVNGQPLNVKAGISVLAALQNQGIWTTRTSVSGEPRGALCGMGVCFECRLQVDGKIQKACQLMVQQGMKVVLDAR, from the coding sequence ATGCCTGAAATTCAGGTCAATGGACAGCCTTTAAACGTCAAAGCAGGCATCTCTGTGCTTGCTGCCCTGCAAAACCAGGGCATCTGGACCACCCGAACCAGTGTTTCCGGTGAACCCAGAGGGGCCTTGTGTGGGATGGGCGTATGCTTTGAATGCCGCCTGCAGGTGGATGGAAAAATTCAGAAAGCCTGTCAGTTGATGGTGCAGCAGGGCATGAAAGTGGTACTGGATGCACGCTGA